In Chlorogloeopsis sp. ULAP01, one DNA window encodes the following:
- a CDS encoding cytochrome c oxidase subunit II — MKIPSSIWTLLIGILLTLVSLWYGQNHDLLPKAASDEASLVDGLFNTMMTVSVGIFLVVEGVLIYTIIKYRRRAGDDKDGLPVHGNVPLEILWTAIPAIIVIGISVYSFDVYNEMGGFNPHAVHEAPMTPQAMKMPGAAIAATLTDTPASTKPNLNQEKSDEAMQDPATAAVRNADQIPQKQNAPGVGSVAPTIGPTPDKEGKPPALTVNVTGLQYAWIFTYPETSVTSGELHVPVGREVQINMTANDVIHAFWVPEFRLKQDAIPGRQSEIRFTPSKEGTYALICAELCGPYHGAMRSQVVVEKPETFAAWMKEQQVASNETLNQAIAVNPAELSPADFLAPHTHNMGIQPEILHQIHN; from the coding sequence GTGAAAATTCCAAGTTCCATCTGGACATTACTCATTGGCATCCTACTGACACTCGTCAGTCTTTGGTACGGTCAAAATCATGACCTTCTACCAAAAGCAGCCTCTGATGAAGCTTCCTTGGTAGACGGCCTATTCAATACAATGATGACCGTATCTGTAGGTATTTTTCTTGTAGTTGAAGGTGTTTTAATATACACTATAATCAAGTATCGCCGACGTGCAGGTGACGACAAAGATGGTCTGCCAGTTCATGGCAACGTACCACTCGAAATTCTCTGGACGGCGATCCCGGCTATTATTGTTATCGGTATTTCTGTTTACAGCTTCGATGTTTACAATGAAATGGGTGGTTTCAATCCCCATGCTGTCCACGAAGCCCCGATGACACCGCAAGCGATGAAAATGCCAGGGGCGGCAATCGCGGCAACTTTAACTGATACACCAGCGAGTACAAAACCCAACCTCAATCAGGAAAAATCCGATGAGGCAATGCAAGATCCAGCTACAGCAGCAGTCCGCAATGCTGATCAAATTCCTCAAAAACAGAATGCTCCTGGAGTAGGAAGTGTTGCTCCGACAATTGGCCCTACTCCTGACAAAGAAGGCAAACCACCCGCGCTTACAGTTAACGTTACAGGTTTGCAGTACGCCTGGATTTTCACTTATCCAGAAACCAGTGTCACTTCTGGTGAACTGCACGTTCCTGTCGGACGTGAGGTGCAAATTAATATGACAGCTAATGATGTGATTCACGCTTTCTGGGTACCAGAGTTTCGCCTGAAGCAAGATGCGATCCCCGGACGGCAAAGCGAAATTCGCTTCACTCCCAGCAAAGAGGGTACGTATGCGCTCATCTGTGCAGAACTTTGTGGCCCCTACCACGGTGCAATGAGATCGCAAGTTGTTGTGGAAAAGCCAGAAACATTTGCAGCGTGGATGAAAGAGCAGCAAGTTGCAAGCAACGAAACGCTCAATCAAGCAATAGCTGTAAATCCTGCGGAATTATCCCCAGCTGATTTTCTTGCACCCCATACTCACAACATGGGAATTCAGCCAGAAATACTACATCAAATTCACAATTAG
- a CDS encoding Ycf34 family protein, whose protein sequence is MCVCVNCHYVDRCITYHAVETQHQQPHLTENPDFEPNEPSINVNIRPKDDVIEMEWDVVGCLSFKKEMGKWSKLRPGELVPT, encoded by the coding sequence ATGTGTGTTTGTGTAAATTGCCACTATGTAGATCGCTGCATCACCTACCATGCGGTAGAAACGCAGCACCAACAGCCCCATTTGACTGAAAATCCAGATTTCGAGCCAAATGAACCATCCATTAATGTCAACATCCGTCCCAAAGACGATGTGATTGAAATGGAGTGGGATGTTGTGGGTTGTCTCAGCTTTAAGAAAGAAATGGGTAAATGGTCGAAATTGCGTCCTGGTGAATTAGTGCCAACTTGA
- a CDS encoding type II toxin-antitoxin system HicB family antitoxin, protein MKWRVILEEDPETGEWAVWCPELPPGCTSVGETEEEALENIKEAIQLYLQQEEIELAPGAIAREINV, encoded by the coding sequence ATGAAATGGCGTGTGATTCTTGAAGAAGATCCAGAAACAGGCGAGTGGGCTGTATGGTGTCCAGAATTACCTCCTGGTTGTACTTCAGTGGGAGAAACAGAAGAAGAAGCCTTAGAAAATATTAAAGAAGCTATTCAATTGTACTTACAGCAGGAAGAGATTGAGTTAGCTCCTGGTGCGATTGCACGGGAGATTAACGTTTGA
- a CDS encoding heme o synthase: MIETNVSKQHETFLQVLQSYYQLTKPRIIPLLLITTAGSMWIAAKGQVDPMLLLVTLAGGTLAAASAQVINCIYDRDIDYEMERTRHRPIPSGRILSRDALLFAIALAVISFTLLTIFANLLAALLSMSGVVFYVLVYTHLLKRHSTQNIVIGGAAGAIPTLVGWAAVTGTLSWTAWLLFAIVFLWTPPHFWALALMIRDDYAKVGIPMLPVVAGNQATVQQIWYYTLVTVAATLLLVYPLHQTGIVYAAIALYLGGLFIYKAWQLLQNPEERNLARGLFLYSISYMMLLCLGMVVDSLPLTHRAISFVVSQLHFLS; encoded by the coding sequence ATGATTGAGACTAATGTCTCGAAGCAGCATGAAACATTTCTGCAAGTTCTTCAAAGCTACTACCAGTTAACTAAACCCAGGATTATTCCATTACTGTTGATTACTACAGCTGGAAGTATGTGGATTGCAGCTAAAGGACAAGTAGATCCAATGCTTCTACTAGTAACTCTAGCTGGTGGCACTCTAGCTGCTGCTAGCGCTCAAGTTATTAACTGTATCTACGACAGAGATATTGATTATGAGATGGAGCGCACGCGCCACCGTCCCATCCCTTCAGGTAGGATACTCTCACGCGATGCTCTCCTTTTTGCGATCGCTCTAGCTGTCATCTCCTTTACCCTACTTACTATATTTGCCAACTTGCTAGCAGCTCTGCTCTCAATGTCTGGTGTTGTTTTTTACGTTTTAGTTTATACACATTTGCTGAAGCGCCACAGTACCCAAAATATTGTGATTGGAGGTGCCGCCGGAGCAATACCAACACTAGTTGGCTGGGCAGCAGTTACAGGTACTTTAAGCTGGACAGCATGGTTGTTATTTGCAATTGTGTTCTTGTGGACACCACCTCACTTCTGGGCATTAGCATTGATGATTAGGGACGATTACGCAAAAGTAGGAATACCTATGCTACCAGTAGTAGCGGGCAATCAAGCAACTGTGCAGCAAATTTGGTATTACACCTTGGTAACCGTAGCAGCAACACTGCTACTGGTTTATCCCTTGCACCAAACTGGAATTGTCTATGCAGCGATCGCCCTATATTTGGGGGGATTATTTATTTACAAAGCTTGGCAACTGTTGCAAAATCCAGAAGAACGCAATTTAGCTAGAGGATTATTTCTCTATTCAATCTCTTACATGATGCTGTTATGTCTGGGTATGGTAGTTGATAGTCTTCCCCTGACGCATCGTGCAATTAGTTTTGTAGTAAGTCAGTTACATTTTCTCAGCTAA
- a CDS encoding heme A synthase, with the protein MSEIVLEQQNLTAVEQQKPKDRIRRLVWKMCVATLILMAIGSATRVMNAGLACPDWPLCYGELVPTKQMNFQVFLEWFHRLDAALIGVSAIALVGICWLCRRSLPHWLPWASTFALFLIVFQGILGGLTVTQLLRFDIVTAHLGTALLFFSTLMVIGTALTPYQGTGTVGKLPWVGLTATLLVYVQSLLGALVGSRWALHQCFAGYQLCDVMYTHIFGLIPPTAATLAVVVLAWRTPALHPALRKLANMAGGLLILQILIGFASFRLHLQVEPLTVSHQALGAALLGTLVVFTVLSLRDWAMNRELNTYTITDTATAIAKPVLEAKP; encoded by the coding sequence ATGAGCGAGATAGTCCTAGAACAACAAAATTTAACGGCAGTTGAACAGCAAAAACCAAAGGATCGAATTCGTCGTTTGGTATGGAAAATGTGTGTGGCCACTCTGATTTTAATGGCTATTGGCAGTGCCACCCGCGTGATGAATGCAGGACTGGCTTGCCCAGACTGGCCTTTGTGCTACGGTGAACTAGTGCCAACCAAACAAATGAATTTCCAAGTTTTCTTGGAGTGGTTTCATAGATTGGATGCGGCACTAATTGGTGTGAGCGCGATCGCACTTGTTGGTATTTGTTGGTTGTGCCGTCGCTCCTTACCCCATTGGCTACCTTGGGCATCCACATTTGCCCTGTTTTTAATTGTCTTCCAAGGCATATTGGGCGGACTTACAGTAACTCAACTATTACGATTTGATATCGTCACTGCTCACTTGGGAACGGCATTATTGTTTTTTTCGACTTTAATGGTGATCGGTACCGCACTTACCCCATACCAAGGTACTGGAACTGTTGGTAAATTACCTTGGGTGGGTTTGACAGCTACCCTCTTGGTATACGTGCAAAGTCTACTCGGTGCCTTAGTCGGATCTCGCTGGGCATTACATCAATGCTTTGCGGGTTACCAACTTTGTGATGTTATGTACACCCATATTTTTGGCTTGATCCCGCCAACAGCAGCAACATTAGCTGTTGTCGTTCTGGCTTGGCGTACACCAGCATTACATCCAGCTTTGCGAAAACTGGCAAACATGGCTGGAGGATTGCTGATACTCCAAATTTTGATCGGATTTGCTAGTTTTCGGTTACATCTCCAAGTTGAGCCACTGACAGTCTCCCATCAAGCTTTAGGAGCGGCTTTGTTAGGTACTTTAGTAGTTTTTACAGTTCTCTCGCTGCGTGACTGGGCTATGAATCGGGAACTCAACACTTACACGATTACCGATACAGCCACTGCGATCGCTAAACCTGTGCTTGAAGCAAAACCCTAA
- a CDS encoding 4-Cys prefix domain-containing protein, giving the protein MLYCSNPSCFNPFNSDSHKFCISCGMQTLTPLFRNRFRVIRFLGEGGFSRTYEARDTDKMDEPCVIK; this is encoded by the coding sequence ATGTTGTACTGTTCCAATCCTAGTTGTTTTAATCCCTTTAATTCTGACAGTCATAAGTTTTGCATTAGCTGTGGAATGCAAACACTCACACCTTTATTCAGAAACCGCTTTCGTGTAATTCGATTTTTGGGTGAGGGTGGATTTAGCAGAACTTATGAAGCTAGGGATACAGATAAAATGGATGAACCTTGCGTGATTAAGTAA
- the ctaD gene encoding cytochrome c oxidase subunit I, with the protein MTQAQVQEKANIPAEIEEPGIRKWWEYFTFNTDHKVIGIQYLVSTFIFYCIGGVMADLVRTELRTPEVDFVTPEVYNSLFTLHATIMIFLWIVPAGAGFTNYVLPLMIGAKDMAFPRLNALAFWIIPPAGLMLIASLVVGDAPDAGWTSYPPLSLVTGQVGEGIWIMSVLLLGTSSILGAINFIVTLLKMRAPGIGFHQLPLFCWAAFATSALVLLSTPVLAAGLILLAFDLLAGTTFFNPTGGGDPVVYQHMFWFYSHPAVYIMILPFFGVISEVIPVHSRKPIFGYKAIAYSSLAISFLGLIVWAHHMFTSGIPGWLRMFFMITTMIIAVPTGIKIFSWLGTLWGGKLHLERPALLFAIGFVGTFVIGGISGVMLAAVPFDIHVHDTYFVVAHLHYVLFGGSVLGIYAAFYHWFPKMTGRMLNEFWGQVHFAFTIIGLNMTFLPMHKLGMMGMNRRIAQYDPQFTFLNEICTYGSYILAVSTFPFIINVIWSWMYGPKAGNNPWNALTLEWMTASPPAFENFDKPPVLATGPYDYGLENAREGVPLSDAEPILSAGTNSVLRANPDEPYPAIAAETDER; encoded by the coding sequence ATGACACAAGCACAGGTACAAGAAAAAGCCAATATTCCTGCCGAAATTGAGGAACCAGGAATAAGGAAGTGGTGGGAATACTTTACCTTTAACACCGATCATAAAGTTATCGGTATTCAATACCTAGTATCCACGTTCATTTTCTACTGTATTGGTGGCGTGATGGCTGATTTGGTTCGCACAGAACTGCGAACCCCAGAAGTCGATTTTGTTACCCCCGAAGTCTACAACAGCTTATTTACGTTGCACGCCACAATTATGATTTTCTTGTGGATAGTGCCAGCAGGTGCGGGTTTCACTAACTACGTGCTTCCCCTGATGATTGGGGCAAAGGATATGGCGTTCCCTCGCTTGAATGCCTTAGCTTTTTGGATTATTCCCCCAGCAGGTTTAATGTTAATCGCTAGCTTAGTTGTAGGCGATGCACCAGACGCAGGTTGGACTTCTTACCCTCCCCTGAGCTTGGTCACCGGTCAGGTGGGTGAGGGAATTTGGATTATGAGTGTCCTGCTTTTGGGTACATCATCTATTCTGGGGGCAATTAATTTCATCGTCACCCTTCTAAAAATGCGTGCTCCTGGCATAGGGTTCCATCAATTGCCTTTGTTTTGCTGGGCAGCTTTTGCAACCTCAGCGTTGGTTCTTTTATCTACACCTGTACTTGCGGCAGGATTAATCTTGCTTGCCTTTGATTTACTCGCAGGCACAACATTTTTTAATCCCACTGGTGGTGGCGATCCCGTAGTTTACCAGCATATGTTCTGGTTCTATTCCCACCCGGCAGTTTACATCATGATTTTGCCCTTCTTTGGGGTAATTTCTGAGGTGATCCCCGTTCATTCTCGCAAACCAATTTTTGGTTATAAAGCGATCGCCTACTCTTCTTTGGCAATTAGCTTTTTGGGCTTGATTGTCTGGGCGCACCATATGTTCACCAGTGGTATCCCTGGTTGGTTGCGGATGTTCTTTATGATCACCACAATGATCATTGCCGTACCCACGGGGATTAAAATTTTCAGTTGGTTGGGAACTCTCTGGGGTGGCAAACTTCACCTGGAGCGCCCTGCTTTGCTGTTTGCGATCGGCTTTGTCGGCACTTTCGTGATTGGCGGGATCAGTGGTGTGATGCTGGCAGCCGTGCCGTTTGACATCCACGTTCACGACACCTATTTTGTTGTGGCGCATCTGCATTACGTTCTGTTTGGTGGTAGTGTATTGGGCATTTATGCAGCCTTTTACCACTGGTTCCCGAAAATGACAGGGCGAATGCTGAATGAATTTTGGGGACAGGTTCATTTCGCCTTCACCATCATCGGTTTAAATATGACTTTCTTGCCGATGCACAAGCTAGGCATGATGGGTATGAACCGTCGCATCGCCCAGTACGATCCCCAGTTCACATTCCTCAACGAAATCTGCACTTATGGTTCTTATATATTGGCAGTTTCGACATTCCCCTTCATTATTAATGTGATTTGGAGTTGGATGTACGGGCCAAAAGCGGGTAATAATCCCTGGAATGCACTAACTCTGGAGTGGATGACTGCTTCACCGCCAGCGTTTGAAAACTTCGATAAACCACCAGTACTAGCAACAGGCCCTTATGACTACGGCTTAGAAAATGCAAGGGAAGGCGTTCCCCTGTCCGATGCCGAACCAATTTTGTCTGCTGGTACTAACTCCGTCTTACGTGCCAATCCAGACGAACCTTATCCGGCGATCGCTGCTGAAACTGACGAACGTTAG
- a CDS encoding heme-copper oxidase subunit III: MQSQTVDPAKAELNYHHTMEAAHHEEHPDFRLFGLIMFLVAEGMIFMGLFGAYLAFRSTLPAWPPEGTPELELLLPGVNTINLIASSFVIHNADAAIKKNNLRGMQIWFGITAVMGIVFLVGQLYEYYHLEFGLNTNLFASAFFVLTGFHGLHVTIGVLAILAVLWRSLKPGHYSSEKHFGIEAAEIYWHFVDVIWIILFGLLYIL, translated from the coding sequence ATGCAAAGTCAAACAGTTGACCCAGCAAAAGCAGAACTAAATTACCACCACACAATGGAAGCTGCTCATCACGAGGAGCATCCAGATTTTCGTCTCTTTGGACTAATTATGTTTCTAGTTGCTGAAGGGATGATTTTTATGGGTTTGTTCGGTGCCTATTTGGCTTTCCGTTCTACGTTGCCTGCTTGGCCTCCAGAAGGAACTCCTGAACTAGAATTACTGCTTCCCGGAGTCAATACCATCAATCTGATTGCTAGTAGTTTTGTGATCCACAATGCCGATGCCGCAATCAAAAAGAATAATTTGCGGGGTATGCAAATATGGTTTGGGATCACTGCTGTGATGGGGATCGTTTTCTTGGTGGGCCAGTTGTATGAATACTACCACCTGGAATTCGGTCTGAATACAAACTTGTTTGCCAGTGCATTTTTCGTTTTGACAGGTTTCCACGGACTGCACGTCACTATTGGTGTTTTAGCAATTCTGGCTGTGTTGTGGCGATCGCTTAAACCAGGTCATTACAGTAGCGAAAAGCACTTTGGAATAGAAGCTGCTGAAATTTACTGGCACTTTGTAGACGTGATTTGGATTATCCTCTTCGGATTGTTATATATTCTTTAG
- a CDS encoding CCA tRNA nucleotidyltransferase — MHPSVTSTLAPETWPFSLELLPKPAYMVGGAVRDAILNRTREYLDLDFVLSSNAVEVARQIARHYKAGFVLLDSERQIARVVFPGATADFALQEGNSLEADLHRRDFTVNAIAYNPHTQEIIDPLKGCADIENHLLRMVSPANLEDDPLRLLRAYRQASQLNFRIEESTQAAIRALTPYLVKVAPERVRVELGYMLASSYGTPWLIDAGKDGLLAHFFKDATLESFRQLTAVDNASDRLTQIWPQLGEELQKFVRDTVKTTWLGIAKLACLVNQNPELAEIELQELSYSRAEIKAVITALKLFVQLNASSMSLREQYFLFQEAGFVFPTTAVLAVAHGISIEAVAPLINRYLNPDDLVAHPVPLVSGKELMSALQIPASPLVGKLLTEIAIAQIEGKVSTAAEAIEFAAQIVNS; from the coding sequence ATGCATCCTTCAGTTACTTCTACCTTAGCCCCCGAAACTTGGCCCTTTAGCCTAGAATTATTGCCAAAACCTGCTTACATGGTAGGTGGTGCTGTAAGAGATGCTATTCTGAACAGAACTCGTGAATATTTAGATTTAGATTTTGTTTTATCATCTAATGCTGTAGAAGTGGCTCGTCAAATAGCGAGGCATTACAAAGCTGGTTTTGTTTTACTAGATTCAGAAAGACAAATCGCCCGTGTAGTATTTCCTGGTGCAACTGCTGATTTTGCTTTACAGGAAGGAAATTCTTTAGAAGCTGACTTACATAGACGAGACTTTACAGTAAATGCGATCGCCTACAATCCGCACACCCAAGAAATAATTGATCCCTTGAAGGGTTGTGCAGATATAGAAAATCATCTTTTGAGGATGGTGTCACCCGCTAATTTGGAAGATGATCCCCTGCGGCTACTACGGGCATATCGCCAAGCCTCCCAACTTAATTTTAGGATTGAAGAAAGCACTCAAGCAGCAATTCGCGCTTTAACACCATATCTAGTTAAAGTTGCCCCAGAACGAGTACGGGTAGAATTGGGGTATATGCTGGCAAGTTCTTATGGTACTCCTTGGCTAATTGATGCAGGTAAAGATGGTTTACTTGCCCATTTTTTTAAAGACGCCACGCTAGAAAGTTTTCGTCAACTTACAGCAGTTGATAATGCAAGCGATCGCCTCACACAAATTTGGCCACAATTAGGGGAAGAATTGCAAAAATTTGTTCGCGATACCGTTAAAACAACTTGGTTGGGTATTGCCAAGTTAGCTTGTTTAGTTAACCAAAATCCAGAATTAGCAGAAATTGAGTTACAGGAACTTAGTTACAGTCGTGCGGAAATTAAAGCTGTCATTACAGCTTTGAAACTTTTTGTGCAGCTCAATGCATCTTCAATGTCTTTACGAGAACAGTATTTCTTGTTTCAAGAAGCTGGATTTGTATTTCCAACCACAGCAGTTTTAGCAGTAGCACATGGTATTTCTATAGAAGCGGTCGCACCTTTAATTAATCGCTACCTTAATCCTGATGATTTGGTTGCTCATCCTGTACCTTTAGTAAGTGGAAAAGAATTGATGTCAGCATTACAAATTCCGGCTTCACCACTTGTAGGAAAATTGCTAACAGAAATAGCGATCGCACAAATTGAAGGTAAGGTTTCCACAGCAGCAGAGGCAATAGAATTTGCTGCACAGATAGTCAATAGTTAA
- the tsaB gene encoding tRNA (adenosine(37)-N6)-threonylcarbamoyltransferase complex dimerization subunit type 1 TsaB, producing MSTELEHLDSTKYGLALHTTTPELGLAISNFAGDTRYGVWNLERELSNQLHLYLTEFIKPQIWADLAFIGVAKGPGGFTGTRIGVVTARTLGQQLGIPVFAISTLAALAWQNAEYAEDYVIAVQMPAQRGQVFAAIYRPLPDASRLDVLLPDTVFSPEVWQEKLASWNTNYQLIEAKSELATTVTSILQLAYLDWHKGNRPHWSEALPYYGQHPVDM from the coding sequence TTGTCTACTGAATTAGAACATTTAGACTCCACAAAATACGGTTTAGCGCTCCATACTACTACTCCTGAATTAGGTTTGGCGATTAGTAACTTTGCTGGAGATACGCGTTATGGTGTTTGGAATTTGGAACGTGAGTTATCCAACCAGCTACATCTATATTTAACGGAATTTATAAAACCCCAAATTTGGGCAGATTTAGCATTCATTGGCGTAGCTAAAGGGCCTGGTGGTTTTACTGGAACTCGTATTGGCGTTGTTACTGCCAGAACACTGGGGCAACAATTGGGTATTCCTGTATTTGCTATCTCCACCTTGGCAGCACTAGCATGGCAGAATGCAGAATATGCAGAAGATTATGTTATCGCGGTGCAAATGCCAGCGCAACGTGGTCAAGTTTTTGCCGCTATTTATCGACCGTTACCTGATGCCTCTAGACTTGACGTCTTATTACCAGACACTGTGTTTTCACCAGAAGTTTGGCAGGAAAAGTTAGCTAGCTGGAATACCAATTATCAGCTAATTGAAGCAAAATCTGAATTAGCAACCACAGTGACTAGTATTTTGCAATTAGCATATTTAGATTGGCACAAAGGAAATCGTCCCCATTGGTCAGAAGCACTGCCATACTATGGACAGCATCCAGTGGATATGTAA
- a CDS encoding type II toxin-antitoxin system HicA family toxin — MRQYGFQLISQKGSHRKSRNENIGLQVIVPEHRGRTLPIGTLRSIF, encoded by the coding sequence TTGAGACAATATGGATTTCAACTTATTTCTCAAAAAGGTAGTCACCGTAAATCGAGAAATGAAAATATTGGTTTGCAAGTGATTGTTCCAGAACACAGAGGGCGTACTTTACCTATAGGTACATTACGCAGTATCTTTTAA
- a CDS encoding cytochrome P450 encodes MKQLLDYNFFDPELLEYPYEFYKLAREQAPVMELPSPITNAKLFLVTRYNLVVEILKDTTVFSSNFSTLLAGKQEQDEQLQQIYAQGWPQMNTLLTADPPEHERFRALVNKAFTPSRVNKMHNSIQQIADELIDSFIDNNKCEFVSEFAVPLPVKVIADQLGVPRADLPKFKRWSDAFIARLGRMISKEQEIECAKDVVAFQHYFHDVIESRRLEPKDDLITDLVKSEVAGTRSLDIAELLSIIQQLLVAGNETITNAIAGGMLLLAQNPEQMALVQTDLSKLENFVEEVLRMETPTAGMWRVVKQDTKLADVELPAGSLVMIRFDAANRDPAKFEEGERFDVCRQNSGNHLAFGHGIHFCLGAMLARKEMQIAFERLLLRLKNIRLAQGDYKRFPNILLRGLEHLYIEFDKLA; translated from the coding sequence GTGAAACAGCTTTTAGACTACAACTTTTTTGACCCCGAACTCCTTGAGTACCCTTATGAATTTTACAAGCTGGCGCGAGAGCAAGCACCAGTTATGGAGCTACCTAGTCCCATAACTAACGCCAAACTCTTCCTAGTTACCCGCTATAATTTAGTGGTCGAAATTCTTAAAGATACGACAGTGTTCTCCAGCAATTTCTCTACTCTACTGGCTGGCAAACAGGAACAGGATGAACAATTGCAGCAAATTTATGCCCAAGGCTGGCCCCAGATGAACACTCTGCTGACAGCAGATCCGCCAGAACACGAGCGATTCCGAGCATTGGTGAATAAGGCATTTACCCCTTCCCGTGTCAACAAAATGCACAACTCGATTCAGCAAATCGCTGATGAACTAATTGATAGTTTCATCGATAATAACAAGTGCGAATTCGTCAGCGAGTTTGCCGTACCCCTACCCGTGAAAGTGATTGCCGATCAGTTAGGTGTGCCGCGAGCAGATCTGCCCAAGTTCAAGCGATGGTCTGATGCTTTCATTGCTCGCCTCGGTCGCATGATCTCTAAAGAGCAGGAGATAGAGTGTGCCAAGGATGTCGTTGCCTTCCAGCATTATTTCCACGATGTAATTGAGTCACGTCGGTTAGAACCCAAGGATGATTTGATTACCGACCTAGTAAAGTCAGAGGTGGCAGGGACGCGATCGCTCGATATCGCCGAACTGCTCAGTATAATTCAGCAACTACTGGTAGCAGGCAATGAGACTATCACGAATGCGATCGCGGGTGGTATGCTGCTGCTTGCCCAAAATCCTGAGCAAATGGCTTTGGTGCAAACAGATCTTTCCAAGCTTGAGAATTTTGTCGAAGAAGTTCTGCGTATGGAAACTCCTACAGCGGGGATGTGGCGAGTTGTCAAGCAAGATACAAAACTAGCAGACGTTGAACTCCCAGCCGGATCGTTAGTGATGATCCGCTTTGATGCTGCCAACCGCGATCCGGCAAAATTTGAGGAGGGCGAGCGTTTCGACGTGTGCCGCCAGAATTCAGGTAATCATCTAGCCTTTGGGCATGGCATCCATTTTTGCTTAGGCGCTATGTTGGCTCGTAAGGAAATGCAGATTGCTTTTGAGCGTTTGTTGCTACGCCTCAAGAACATTCGCCTGGCGCAAGGAGATTATAAACGTTTTCCAAACATACTCTTAAGGGGACTTGAGCACCTCTACATTGAGTTTGACAAACTAGCATGA
- a CDS encoding RibD family protein → MTAIQTTVVLAMTADGKISAVDPRAPRDSDQADKVHLEYQVSLADLILVGAGTIRSEEKTFTINNPELLVARQIRGQPPQPITCVVSRSLELSPALPFFQQDVERWIFTTRTGLERSSQTTALHKVANLIELGDTDLDWDRGYTIMAERDIRKVVALGGGSLTASLVQAGRIDDWWLTIWPVIYGGQGAPTPVEGEGFVPCTAPHLQLIETRQVGSELFLHYRTVK, encoded by the coding sequence ATGACAGCCATTCAAACAACTGTGGTTCTTGCAATGACAGCGGATGGGAAAATCAGTGCTGTAGATCCTAGAGCGCCCCGTGATTCAGATCAAGCTGATAAAGTACACCTAGAGTATCAAGTCTCGCTTGCAGATCTTATCCTAGTAGGAGCTGGAACGATTCGGTCAGAGGAAAAAACCTTTACAATTAACAATCCTGAATTGTTGGTAGCGCGTCAAATTCGGGGACAGCCTCCCCAGCCCATTACCTGTGTTGTCTCACGCTCACTAGAACTATCTCCGGCTCTGCCTTTTTTCCAGCAGGATGTTGAGCGATGGATATTTACGACTCGAACAGGTTTGGAGCGCAGTTCCCAGACAACGGCTCTGCATAAAGTGGCTAATTTAATTGAACTGGGCGATACAGACTTAGACTGGGATCGCGGCTACACCATCATGGCAGAACGTGATATCCGCAAGGTTGTTGCTTTGGGAGGAGGCTCTTTGACAGCTTCTTTGGTACAAGCAGGGCGAATCGATGACTGGTGGTTAACCATTTGGCCTGTCATTTATGGAGGGCAAGGTGCGCCGACTCCAGTAGAGGGAGAGGGTTTTGTTCCCTGTACAGCCCCTCATCTCCAACTAATTGAGACTCGTCAGGTCGGAAGTGAGTTGTTTTTGCACTATCGTACTGTCAAGTGA